The following proteins come from a genomic window of Palaemon carinicauda isolate YSFRI2023 chromosome 12, ASM3689809v2, whole genome shotgun sequence:
- the LOC137651146 gene encoding tigger transposable element-derived protein 1-like: MGPKSKDKDGDKKMISMEIKHERGVRICDLAAEYGHNTSTISTILKQKDTIKKVQISKGLTIMPKLHSDLHEMERLLLIWIKEKELAGDSVTETIISEKAVAIVNDLIKQDAAEEGGESLQGTGDEFKASRGWFENFKKRTGIHLVVRHGEAASADVKAAEEFIQRFNSIVAQEAYIPQQVFNCDTGLFLKKKMPKRTYITAEEKKLPGHKLM, translated from the coding sequence ATGGGTCCTAAGTCTAAGGATAAGGATGGGGATAAGAAAATGATCTCGATGGAAATAAAGCATGAACGAGGCGTGAGAATCTGTGATTTGGCCGCTGAATATGGCCACAATACGTCTACCATATCCACCATTCTCAAACAAAAGGACACAATAAAGAAGGTGCAGATTTCTAAAGGCCTAACTATTATGCCAAAGTTGCATTCTGATTTACATGAGATGGAGCGCCTActtttgatatggataaaggaaaaGGAACTGGCTGGTGACTCGGTTACAGAAACTATAATTTCCGAAAAGGCTGTTGCCATTGTCAATGACCTTATTAAACAGGATGCAGCTGAGGAGGGAGGAGAGTCATTGCAAGGCACTGGAGATGAGTTTAAAGCCagccgtggctggtttgaaaatttCAAAAAACGAACTGGCATCCACTTAGTCGTTAGGCATGGTGAAGCAGCAAGTGCAGATGTGAAGGCTGCTGAAGAATTTATTCAACGCTTTAATTCTATTGTTGCCCAGGAAGCCTACATACCTCAACAGGTATTTAATTGTGACACAGggctttttttgaaaaaaaaaatgccaaagagGACCTATATCACCGCTGAGGAAAAGAAGCTTCCCGGACATAAGCTTATGTAG